From the genome of Hymenobacter cellulosilyticus, one region includes:
- a CDS encoding oligosaccharide flippase family protein — translation MGIVQRQGLRNTVISYFGLALGFVNTAFLLPRLLAPSQLGLTSLLVSIATVYAQFSAFGFASVGIRFFPYFRNREAGHHGFLPFLLGIPLLGFALVTALFLLGKPLILACYEPTDAAMLQPVYAWATLLALFSLLYSLQDAYLKGLYHTAFSSFLQDIVLRVLIAGLALLYGKGLLQFHEFVLGYIGLYGAISLLLTVYLAYIGELHLRPTKAALGVRPLSEIVRFGAFALLSSLSGSILGFIDSWMVSAQISLAAAGIYGIAYNISTALTIPARSLNKIAFPLLAQYWKDQDLGKMADFYRDTTRLNTILGCYLALGISLNLDFIYSLIKNPVYATGTTAVLLLLAGRLYDGITGVNGLIVVTSPRYRFDLIFNLSLAGITILLNRLLIPPLGITGSALATLFAIVGINTARTWFVWYSYRLQPFTWRIPVILLVAAGAGLLVWLLPTLPSKFLTMLMRGTVLTVLYGGILLLLGLVPEAQPLLRKLLRR, via the coding sequence TTGGGTATCGTTCAGCGGCAGGGGCTGCGCAACACGGTTATATCGTACTTTGGGCTGGCCCTGGGCTTTGTCAACACAGCCTTTCTGCTGCCCCGGCTGCTGGCCCCGTCCCAGTTGGGGCTTACGTCGCTGCTCGTGTCTATTGCCACGGTGTATGCCCAGTTCTCGGCTTTCGGGTTTGCCAGCGTCGGCATCCGCTTCTTTCCCTATTTCCGAAACCGGGAAGCGGGCCACCACGGGTTTCTACCTTTTCTGCTAGGCATACCCCTGCTGGGCTTTGCCCTGGTCACGGCCCTGTTCCTGCTGGGCAAGCCCCTGATTCTGGCCTGCTACGAGCCCACCGACGCCGCTATGCTGCAGCCCGTGTACGCCTGGGCCACGCTGCTGGCGCTTTTCAGCCTGCTCTACTCCCTGCAGGATGCCTACCTCAAGGGCCTCTACCACACCGCCTTTTCCTCTTTTTTGCAGGACATCGTACTGCGGGTGCTTATTGCTGGCCTAGCCTTGCTCTATGGTAAGGGCCTGTTACAGTTTCATGAGTTTGTGTTGGGCTATATCGGCCTCTACGGTGCTATTTCCCTGCTGCTGACGGTCTACCTGGCCTACATCGGGGAGCTGCACCTGCGGCCGACCAAAGCGGCCTTGGGAGTGCGGCCGCTGAGCGAGATTGTACGCTTCGGCGCGTTTGCGTTGCTTTCCAGCCTTTCGGGCAGCATCCTGGGCTTTATCGACTCCTGGATGGTCAGCGCCCAGATCAGCCTGGCGGCAGCGGGCATCTACGGCATTGCCTACAACATCAGCACGGCCCTGACCATCCCGGCCCGCTCGCTCAACAAGATTGCCTTTCCCCTGCTGGCCCAGTACTGGAAAGACCAGGACCTGGGCAAGATGGCCGACTTCTACCGCGACACCACCCGGCTCAACACCATCCTGGGCTGCTACCTGGCCCTGGGCATCAGCCTCAACCTGGACTTTATTTACTCTCTGATTAAAAACCCGGTGTACGCCACCGGCACCACGGCCGTGCTGCTGCTGCTGGCCGGCCGCCTCTACGACGGCATCACGGGCGTTAACGGCCTGATCGTGGTGACCTCCCCACGCTACCGCTTCGATTTGATTTTCAACCTGTCGCTGGCCGGCATCACCATCCTCCTCAACCGCCTGCTGATTCCACCCCTGGGCATCACGGGCTCGGCCTTGGCCACGCTCTTTGCCATCGTGGGCATCAACACGGCCCGCACCTGGTTTGTATGGTACAGCTACCGGCTGCAGCCCTTCACCTGGCGCATCCCCGTGATTCTGCTGGTGGCCGCCGGCGCGGGCCTGCTGGTGTGGCTGCTGCCCACCTTGCCTTCCAAGTTCCTCACCATGCTCATGCGGGGCACGGTGCTCACAGTGCTTTATGGCGGAATCCTGCTCTTACTGGGCCTGGTGCCCGAAGCCCAGCCCCTGCTGCGCAAGCTGCTCAGGCGCTAA
- a CDS encoding acyltransferase, whose amino-acid sequence MEIRKFDNGSYIIADSLSIGSNFRIGPNTTIRATSCVIGDNVTLGANNTFLIGKELTIGNLTIFGSHNSLTARTIHIGEYVYWDSNVVVGHGGKFSEDAHLQVGSYSMICARITLNVNHAISIGEYVGIGEDVAVWTHGSYLPILEGFPADFGPVSIGNKVWLPAKSTVLPNRRIGNNVVIGTNSLINKDLPDGCLAGGIPVKVLKENYYPSHDPARNEQLVQRIVADYEQLAAYKQLDVRVSYEPATAELRCNEVVFYLDTMKTQGAFTVVEEDFRDFLRRRGIKFYTGQPFSSVLPEEYCRLLAISPDPDGVE is encoded by the coding sequence ATGGAAATCCGGAAATTCGACAACGGAAGCTACATTATTGCCGATTCCCTTTCAATTGGCAGCAACTTCCGCATTGGGCCCAATACTACTATTCGGGCCACCTCCTGCGTTATTGGCGACAATGTGACGCTGGGTGCCAACAACACGTTTCTCATTGGTAAGGAGCTGACCATTGGCAACCTGACCATCTTTGGCAGCCATAACAGCCTGACGGCCCGCACTATTCACATAGGAGAGTATGTCTATTGGGATTCCAATGTAGTAGTAGGGCACGGCGGCAAGTTCAGCGAGGATGCTCACTTGCAAGTAGGGTCGTATTCCATGATTTGTGCCCGGATTACGCTCAACGTTAACCACGCCATCAGCATTGGCGAGTACGTCGGCATCGGCGAAGACGTAGCCGTGTGGACCCACGGCTCCTACCTCCCGATTCTGGAAGGTTTCCCCGCCGATTTTGGGCCCGTAAGTATTGGCAACAAAGTATGGCTGCCCGCCAAATCAACCGTATTGCCCAACCGCCGCATCGGCAACAACGTGGTAATTGGCACCAACTCTTTGATTAACAAAGACCTTCCGGATGGCTGCCTAGCAGGCGGCATTCCAGTTAAGGTCCTGAAAGAAAATTATTACCCCAGCCACGACCCGGCTCGCAACGAGCAACTGGTGCAGCGCATCGTCGCTGATTATGAGCAACTGGCCGCCTACAAGCAGCTGGATGTGCGCGTATCCTATGAGCCGGCTACTGCGGAGCTGCGCTGCAACGAGGTGGTTTTTTACTTGGACACAATGAAAACCCAGGGCGCCTTTACGGTGGTAGAGGAAGATTTCCGGGACTTTCTACGTCGCCGGGGTATCAAGTTTTACACCGGCCAGCCATTCTCCTCCGTTTTGCCCGAAGAATACTGCCGCCTGCTGGCCATTTCCCCTGACCCTGATGGAGTGGAGTAA
- a CDS encoding fasciclin domain-containing protein, producing MTIPDILCTNGVVHIIDRVLLPR from the coding sequence ATGACCATTCCCGACATCCTGTGCACCAATGGTGTAGTGCATATCATTGACCGAGTTCTGCTGCCGAGGTGA
- a CDS encoding EcsC family protein, whose product MSPYEELARQELRAWQQQMQRTPSYLNRFARQLQRRLNNLLPEKVHQAITAAIRQMVSGVLLGSRYTTRRPLQEGSLEEREEAVRGHLKYYRTTAAAEGAVTGAGGILLGLADFPLLLGIKLKFLFEVAALYGFDAHDYTERLYLLHVFQLAFSSQHSRNEVYRRVADWDAYRQTLPTDPQTFDWRTFQQEYRDYIDLAKLAQLVPVIGAAVGAVANYRLMDQLSATAMNCYRLRLGLAAS is encoded by the coding sequence ATGAGTCCTTATGAAGAACTGGCCCGGCAGGAGCTGCGGGCGTGGCAGCAGCAGATGCAGCGTACTCCGTCGTACCTGAACCGCTTTGCCCGGCAGTTGCAGCGCCGGCTCAATAATCTGCTGCCCGAAAAGGTGCATCAGGCCATAACGGCGGCCATCCGGCAGATGGTAAGCGGCGTATTGCTGGGCTCCCGCTACACGACCCGCCGGCCCCTGCAGGAAGGCAGCCTGGAGGAACGTGAGGAGGCCGTGCGCGGCCACCTGAAGTACTACCGCACCACGGCCGCCGCCGAGGGCGCCGTAACCGGGGCCGGCGGCATCCTGCTGGGGCTGGCCGATTTTCCTCTGCTGCTGGGCATCAAGCTCAAGTTTCTGTTCGAGGTGGCGGCCCTCTACGGCTTCGATGCCCACGACTACACCGAGCGGCTGTATTTGCTGCACGTGTTTCAGCTGGCCTTTTCCTCCCAGCACAGCCGCAACGAGGTGTACCGCCGGGTGGCTGACTGGGACGCCTACCGCCAGACCCTACCCACCGACCCGCAGACCTTCGACTGGCGCACGTTTCAGCAGGAGTACCGCGACTATATCGACCTGGCCAAGCTGGCTCAGCTCGTGCCCGTCATTGGGGCGGCGGTGGGGGCCGTGGCCAACTACCGGCTCATGGACCAGCTTAGCGCCACGGCCATGAACTGCTACCGGCTGCGCTTGGGTCTGGCCGCGTCGTAA
- a CDS encoding DUF7033 domain-containing protein, protein MLPALPPVAPVSAETRLSYVLHHFRLAYADVPAVSIGYADTQPQIQVADGAGDFFAETQPYPPAPSYREWLGQSIPFFFDTAPGQPLLMRQPGGRVLVHADVIAAAFYLLSGWQEFFSDERDRHGRFPYSASVQHRYGFVALPVVNYYFDVLKTAVEQVTQQKLRPRRWAGQVPWAAFVTHDIDNLYSAWKAPTKAALRQGNLLNAAQLAWQHLTKPDAWDNLAQVRQTVASYGAKSTFFFLPEHRPGANGTPNADYKVSKLWPRLATAIGDSEVGLHASIGRATHGGNLKREEHRIQHCTGHDVKGIRFHYLSWEPRMTPTILDSLLFRYDTTLGFAEHFGFRNSYCLPFHLFDFGQGRQYRFLEIPLNVMDATLFHPSYLQLAPDEILPALTPMFEQIEQFGGVCTVLWHNENFDPDNHHNGPREFHTIMEYLRSRQAAFLDGRDICGEMVKW, encoded by the coding sequence ATGCTGCCTGCCCTGCCTCCCGTTGCCCCCGTCTCCGCTGAAACTCGTCTGAGCTACGTGCTGCACCACTTTCGGCTGGCGTATGCCGACGTACCCGCCGTGAGCATCGGCTACGCCGACACCCAGCCCCAGATACAGGTAGCGGATGGCGCCGGGGACTTCTTCGCTGAGACCCAGCCCTACCCGCCAGCACCTAGTTACCGGGAGTGGCTGGGCCAAAGCATCCCGTTTTTCTTCGATACGGCGCCGGGGCAGCCGTTGCTGATGCGGCAGCCCGGTGGGCGTGTGCTGGTGCACGCCGACGTTATTGCCGCCGCCTTCTACCTGCTCAGCGGCTGGCAGGAGTTTTTCTCGGATGAGCGCGACCGGCATGGGCGTTTCCCTTACTCGGCCAGTGTGCAGCACCGCTACGGCTTTGTGGCTCTGCCAGTGGTCAACTACTACTTCGACGTGCTCAAAACGGCCGTGGAGCAAGTCACGCAGCAGAAACTGCGGCCCCGGCGGTGGGCCGGGCAGGTGCCGTGGGCGGCCTTCGTTACCCACGACATCGACAACCTGTACAGCGCCTGGAAAGCGCCGACCAAAGCGGCCCTGCGCCAGGGCAACCTGCTGAACGCGGCCCAGCTGGCGTGGCAGCACCTGACCAAGCCCGACGCCTGGGACAACCTGGCCCAGGTGCGACAGACGGTAGCTTCTTACGGGGCCAAAAGCACGTTCTTCTTTCTGCCCGAGCACCGCCCCGGGGCCAACGGCACGCCCAACGCCGATTATAAGGTGAGTAAGCTCTGGCCCCGGCTGGCCACCGCCATCGGCGACTCGGAAGTGGGCCTGCACGCCAGCATCGGGCGGGCCACGCACGGCGGCAACCTCAAGCGAGAGGAACACCGCATACAGCACTGCACCGGCCACGACGTGAAGGGCATCCGGTTTCACTACCTGAGCTGGGAGCCGCGTATGACGCCCACAATTCTGGACTCCCTGCTGTTTCGCTACGATACCACCCTGGGCTTCGCCGAGCACTTCGGCTTCCGCAACTCCTACTGCCTGCCCTTTCACCTTTTCGATTTCGGGCAGGGCCGCCAGTACCGCTTCCTCGAAATTCCGCTCAACGTGATGGACGCCACGCTCTTTCACCCCAGCTACCTGCAGTTGGCTCCCGACGAAATTCTGCCGGCCCTGACGCCTATGTTCGAGCAAATCGAGCAGTTTGGGGGCGTATGCACCGTGCTCTGGCACAACGAGAACTTTGACCCGGACAACCACCACAACGGTCCGCGCGAGTTCCACACCATCATGGAGTACCTTCGCAGCCGCCAAGCCGCCTTCCTCGACGGGCGGGACATCTGCGGTGAGATGGTGAAATGGTGA
- a CDS encoding alpha/beta hydrolase family protein encodes MKNKLAGLLWSWLLLLVLSVGANAQDQPPTPAPVPAQPATPAAPATATPAAPAVKIALDGQWKGELPVPGGSLPVVITVTDLAGGGYFAVLDVPAQRISHAILNVEQRADTLLFSSEELGCRFTSLRSADGKQLVGLWKLQTYQTPLTLAFSAKSGPSKNFKFPPPYRVEEVSFSNPQDNIRLSGTLSVPPGEGPFPGVVLLSDMGPQDRDATQGEFKMFGALADFLARHGIAVLRLDDRGVGQSGGEFTTATTADLVRDAQISLNYLRTKPLIDFGKLGLIGHGEGAT; translated from the coding sequence ATGAAGAATAAACTTGCCGGCTTGCTGTGGAGCTGGCTACTTCTGCTCGTTCTTTCCGTCGGAGCTAACGCTCAGGATCAACCCCCAACGCCGGCTCCGGTGCCAGCCCAGCCCGCTACTCCGGCAGCCCCGGCAACTGCAACGCCGGCGGCCCCGGCCGTCAAAATTGCCCTGGATGGGCAGTGGAAAGGCGAACTACCTGTTCCAGGTGGCAGCTTGCCAGTTGTTATTACGGTCACGGACCTGGCCGGTGGCGGGTATTTTGCCGTGCTCGATGTGCCGGCTCAGCGCATCAGCCACGCTATTCTGAATGTAGAGCAGCGCGCCGATACCCTGCTGTTTAGCTCCGAGGAGCTGGGGTGCCGCTTCACCAGCCTGCGCTCGGCCGATGGCAAGCAGCTGGTGGGCCTTTGGAAGCTCCAAACCTACCAGACCCCCCTCACGCTGGCTTTTTCGGCCAAATCGGGGCCGTCCAAGAACTTTAAGTTTCCCCCTCCCTACCGGGTGGAAGAAGTTTCGTTTTCCAATCCGCAGGACAACATTCGCCTGAGCGGTACGCTCAGCGTGCCACCCGGCGAGGGTCCCTTCCCCGGGGTGGTGCTGCTCAGCGACATGGGTCCCCAGGACCGCGACGCGACGCAGGGCGAGTTTAAAATGTTTGGTGCCCTGGCCGACTTTCTGGCCCGCCACGGCATTGCCGTACTCCGCCTCGACGACCGGGGCGTGGGCCAGTCGGGAGGGGAGTTCACTACGGCTACCACCGCCGATCTGGTGCGGGACGCGCAGATCAGCTTAAACTACCTGCGGACCAAGCCGCTGATTGATTTTGGTAAACTGGGCCTGATTGGGCACGGTGAGGGGGCAACGTAG
- a CDS encoding PIG-L deacetylase family protein: MEWSNKKVLVVVAHPDDELLGLGATIHRLVHQQGCTARAVILGEGITSRATVRDPEKWAAELSVHRSNIQRAAEAIGYSSTGIYDFADNRFDSVDLLDLVKVVEQEKEEFQPDIIFTHHGGDTNIDHRRTFEAVITGTRPLPGSPCAPLLPARRPPPQNGRRPTTRTHFCRTSF, encoded by the coding sequence ATGGAGTGGAGTAACAAGAAGGTGCTGGTGGTAGTAGCCCACCCCGACGACGAGCTCCTAGGCCTGGGAGCCACTATTCACCGCTTGGTGCATCAGCAGGGCTGCACAGCCCGGGCCGTTATTCTAGGGGAAGGTATTACGTCCCGCGCCACCGTGCGTGACCCCGAAAAGTGGGCCGCTGAACTGAGCGTGCACCGCAGCAACATTCAGCGCGCGGCCGAGGCCATTGGCTACTCATCCACCGGCATCTACGACTTTGCCGACAACCGCTTCGATTCCGTCGACTTACTGGACCTAGTGAAAGTGGTGGAGCAGGAGAAGGAAGAGTTTCAGCCTGACATCATCTTCACCCACCACGGCGGCGACACGAACATTGACCATCGGCGGACCTTCGAAGCGGTTATTACCGGCACCCGACCCCTGCCGGGGAGCCCATGCGCACCATTATTGCCTGCGAGACGCCCTCCTCCACAGAATGGCAGGCGGCCAACTACCCGAACCCATTTCTGCCGAACTTCTTTCTAG
- a CDS encoding alpha/beta hydrolase family protein — MAASGVAGNETLSQQAAGFLKAGEADTAQAALIKKQLLDQWLLDQKIKQLRAKGANAAQIQTLQIQHNMRKRDEDKKLQETISKQQRAIVDVIRQTTDNAQAQPIVANMLAQSNPGLDASQIQARTNVLTSRWYRSYLSFDPQLELGKVKSPVLLVHGTDDNQVSINNMSLLERGLKSKGNKLVETRRLSGINHQFQPPATEWPLMGGEPKPVLSPLVQQTILDWINLRVAK; from the coding sequence ATGGCCGCTTCGGGTGTAGCTGGTAATGAGACGCTCAGCCAACAGGCCGCGGGCTTTTTGAAAGCTGGGGAAGCTGATACGGCCCAGGCGGCCCTGATCAAAAAGCAATTGTTGGATCAGTGGCTGCTCGACCAGAAAATAAAGCAGCTCCGGGCCAAAGGTGCCAACGCAGCCCAGATCCAAACCCTGCAGATTCAGCACAACATGCGCAAGCGGGACGAGGACAAGAAGCTGCAGGAAACAATTTCCAAACAGCAACGGGCTATTGTGGACGTTATCCGGCAAACTACCGACAACGCCCAGGCGCAGCCCATTGTCGCCAACATGCTGGCGCAGTCCAACCCTGGCCTGGATGCCTCCCAAATACAGGCCCGCACAAACGTGCTGACCAGCCGCTGGTACCGTTCCTACCTCAGCTTTGATCCGCAATTGGAGCTGGGCAAGGTAAAAAGCCCGGTGTTGCTCGTTCACGGCACGGACGACAACCAGGTAAGCATCAACAACATGTCGTTGCTGGAAAGAGGACTGAAAAGCAAGGGCAACAAGTTGGTTGAAACTCGTCGTTTGTCGGGTATCAACCACCAGTTTCAACCCCCGGCAACAGAATGGCCCCTGATGGGCGGGGAGCCTAAGCCCGTACTTTCGCCCTTGGTACAGCAAACTATTCTGGACTGGATCAACCTGCGAGTGGCCAAGTAG
- a CDS encoding fasciclin domain-containing protein, which produces MVEVLSNKNPSDPQGNYTVFAPNNAAFARLGLRQDTDLQALQTSFLTSTLLYHVTGGTLAGSTLQAGTSSASALGPVRRIVTRDNTRYVNGSRILATDVKASNGTVHVIDKVLLATGADVVQSAVAVSTSKVFVKPDLQYLVYAVVYCGLAGALSEGSPQLTVFAPNDQAFKDLYKQFGITLNEPKDLEKLPNAKATLTQVLLNHVVLGTQAGKLTQFTSELPANTSLPTLGGGSLFFGDFNNGLLPMRGKAMALPAPP; this is translated from the coding sequence GTGGTCGAGGTGCTATCCAACAAAAACCCGAGCGACCCGCAGGGCAACTACACCGTCTTTGCGCCCAACAATGCGGCCTTTGCCCGCCTGGGTTTGCGCCAGGACACCGACTTGCAAGCCCTGCAAACCAGCTTTCTGACCAGCACCTTGCTCTATCACGTTACGGGCGGCACGCTGGCGGGCAGCACGCTGCAGGCGGGTACTTCCTCGGCCTCGGCCCTAGGGCCGGTGCGCCGCATTGTAACTCGCGACAATACCCGCTACGTCAACGGCTCCCGCATTCTGGCCACCGATGTAAAAGCCTCCAACGGCACGGTCCACGTAATCGACAAGGTACTGCTGGCTACCGGCGCCGACGTGGTGCAGTCGGCCGTGGCCGTGAGTACATCTAAGGTGTTTGTCAAGCCTGATCTGCAGTACTTAGTGTACGCCGTAGTGTATTGCGGCCTGGCCGGGGCCTTGTCGGAAGGCAGCCCGCAGCTGACGGTATTTGCCCCCAACGACCAAGCTTTCAAGGACCTGTATAAGCAGTTTGGCATTACGCTCAACGAGCCCAAGGACCTCGAGAAGCTGCCCAATGCCAAGGCTACCCTGACCCAGGTGCTGCTCAACCATGTGGTGCTAGGCACCCAGGCTGGCAAACTCACCCAGTTTACCTCTGAGTTGCCCGCCAATACCAGCCTTCCCACCCTGGGCGGTGGCAGCCTGTTTTTTGGCGACTTTAACAACGGTTTGCTGCCCATGCGGGGGAAGGCAATGGCACTTCCAGCGCCGCCATGA
- a CDS encoding TIGR02117 family protein encodes MHPGVKTALKITGYTLGSLVGIAGLYVASSFALSRIPVNTQDADRTEDVDIYILSNGVHTDIVTPVRTAYIDWTTLVPFENTPARDASAQYVGFGWGDKGFYLDTPTWAELKPSTAFKAMFHLSSSAMHVTFHQTMRESESCVKIRISQAEYQRLIEYIKASFDYDAQGRPFHIQNHSYGQHDAFYEAKRTYSFLYTCNTWANNGLKYCGQKACFWTAFDSGIFYQYRRKGPNVVREAAKSVAWHSYDAARPKRSR; translated from the coding sequence ATGCATCCAGGAGTAAAAACCGCCCTGAAAATTACCGGCTACACCCTTGGTTCCCTCGTGGGCATTGCCGGCCTGTACGTGGCCTCGTCCTTTGCCTTGTCCCGCATTCCGGTCAACACCCAGGACGCCGACCGCACCGAGGACGTGGATATCTACATCCTCTCCAACGGCGTGCACACCGATATCGTGACGCCGGTGCGCACCGCCTACATCGACTGGACCACGCTGGTGCCCTTCGAAAACACGCCGGCCCGCGACGCCTCGGCCCAGTACGTGGGCTTCGGCTGGGGCGACAAGGGCTTTTACCTGGACACGCCTACCTGGGCCGAGCTCAAACCCAGCACCGCCTTCAAGGCCATGTTCCATCTGAGCTCCTCGGCCATGCACGTTACCTTCCACCAGACCATGCGGGAGTCGGAAAGCTGCGTAAAAATCCGCATCAGCCAGGCCGAGTACCAGCGCCTGATTGAGTACATCAAAGCCAGCTTCGACTACGACGCCCAGGGCCGGCCCTTCCACATTCAGAACCACAGCTACGGGCAGCACGACGCATTTTATGAGGCCAAGCGCACCTACAGCTTCCTGTATACCTGCAACACCTGGGCGAATAACGGCTTGAAATACTGCGGGCAGAAAGCCTGCTTCTGGACGGCCTTCGACTCAGGAATTTTCTACCAGTACCGCCGCAAAGGTCCCAACGTGGTGCGGGAAGCCGCCAAGTCGGTGGCCTGGCACAGTTACGACGCGGCCAGACCCAAGCGCAGCCGGTAG
- the pseI gene encoding pseudaminic acid synthase yields MSGNHGQSLEKALAIVDAAADAGCQGLKIQTSTPDMLTLDSREPDFIVRGANDDWEGQSLYELYTTNHTPFEWHAPIFARAAERGMVGFSSPFSVEAIDFLESLNCPAYKIASFENNWPDLIRRAARTGKPVIISTGMADLADLERMVRIVREEEGNEQLVLLKCTSTYPAQPHNTNLQTIPHLRAMFGCQVGLSDHTMGTGVSVAATVLGATVIEKHLTIRRADGGPDSSFSMEPDEMQRLVQECRQAQQALGTVFYGPTEAEKKSLGFRRSIYVVEDLAPGDVLTSDNIRVIRPGHGLAPHYLPEVLGRPVRQAIRRGTALTWEVL; encoded by the coding sequence ATGTCGGGCAACCACGGGCAGTCCCTGGAAAAAGCCTTGGCAATTGTAGACGCGGCGGCTGACGCGGGCTGCCAGGGTCTGAAGATTCAAACCAGCACGCCCGACATGCTGACGCTCGACAGCCGGGAGCCCGACTTCATCGTGCGCGGGGCCAATGACGACTGGGAAGGCCAGTCGCTCTACGAGTTGTACACTACCAATCATACGCCCTTCGAATGGCACGCGCCTATTTTTGCCCGCGCCGCCGAGCGGGGCATGGTCGGCTTCAGCTCGCCTTTTTCTGTGGAAGCCATTGACTTTCTGGAAAGCCTGAACTGCCCGGCCTACAAGATTGCCTCCTTTGAAAACAACTGGCCCGACCTGATCCGCCGGGCGGCGCGCACGGGCAAACCCGTTATTATTTCCACCGGCATGGCCGATCTGGCCGATCTGGAACGGATGGTGCGCATCGTGCGGGAAGAGGAAGGCAACGAGCAGTTGGTACTGCTCAAATGCACCAGCACTTATCCGGCCCAGCCCCACAACACCAACCTGCAGACTATTCCCCACCTGCGGGCTATGTTTGGCTGCCAGGTAGGTCTTTCTGACCATACGATGGGCACGGGTGTCAGCGTGGCAGCTACGGTGCTCGGCGCTACGGTTATTGAAAAGCACCTTACTATCCGGCGAGCCGATGGTGGCCCCGACTCCTCCTTTTCGATGGAGCCGGATGAAATGCAGCGCCTCGTACAGGAATGCCGGCAAGCCCAGCAGGCCTTGGGCACCGTCTTTTATGGTCCGACCGAAGCTGAGAAAAAGTCGTTGGGGTTCCGCCGCTCTATCTACGTGGTAGAGGACTTGGCTCCCGGCGACGTGCTAACGAGTGACAATATCCGCGTTATCCGCCCCGGACACGGCCTGGCACCGCATTACTTGCCGGAAGTACTGGGCCGGCCCGTGCGTCAGGCTATCCGGCGCGGTACGGCCCTCACCTGGGAAGTACTCTAG
- a CDS encoding Gfo/Idh/MocA family protein, whose amino-acid sequence MPDSLPAVRFAICGVGHIGRRHATFVHGHPAARLTALIDVRPDQAGPLAAEFPGVPFFSSLEDYLAHGPAADVLTVATPNHLHAPQAIAGLRHGLHVVIEKPIALRKADAEDIVHTALHTGRLVFGVMQNRYSPPASWLKQVYEQGRLGQIYLVQINCFWNRDARYYKAGGWKGTQAQDGGTLFTQFSHFVDLLYWVFGDITNISARFRDFNHQGITEFEDSGLVTFDLLRGGSGTLQYSTAVWDRNLESSLTVVAEHGSLRIGGQYMDKVEYCHLRDYQLPELPPTNPANDYGPYQGSAANHVQVIENVVDTVQKRSFATTNALEGLKVVEIIERIYSLK is encoded by the coding sequence TTGCCTGATTCCTTACCCGCCGTTCGTTTTGCCATCTGCGGCGTGGGCCACATCGGCCGCCGCCACGCCACCTTCGTACACGGTCACCCCGCCGCCCGGCTCACCGCCCTTATCGACGTGCGCCCCGACCAGGCCGGACCGTTGGCCGCCGAGTTTCCCGGCGTTCCGTTTTTTTCTTCTCTGGAAGACTACCTCGCCCACGGCCCCGCTGCCGATGTGCTGACTGTGGCGACTCCCAACCACCTGCACGCGCCCCAGGCCATTGCCGGCCTGCGCCACGGCCTGCACGTAGTCATCGAAAAGCCCATTGCCCTGCGTAAAGCCGACGCCGAGGACATTGTTCATACCGCCCTGCACACGGGCCGACTGGTCTTTGGGGTCATGCAAAACCGGTATTCGCCCCCGGCGTCGTGGCTCAAGCAAGTCTACGAGCAGGGCCGCCTGGGGCAGATTTACCTGGTGCAGATCAACTGCTTCTGGAACCGCGACGCGCGGTATTACAAGGCTGGCGGCTGGAAGGGCACCCAAGCCCAGGATGGCGGCACGCTCTTCACGCAGTTCAGTCACTTCGTCGACCTACTCTACTGGGTTTTTGGCGACATTACCAATATTTCGGCCCGCTTCCGCGACTTCAACCACCAAGGAATCACCGAGTTTGAAGACAGCGGCCTGGTTACCTTCGACCTGCTGCGCGGTGGCAGTGGCACGCTGCAGTACAGCACCGCCGTCTGGGACCGAAACCTGGAAAGCAGCCTCACGGTAGTGGCCGAGCACGGTAGCCTGCGCATCGGTGGGCAGTACATGGACAAAGTAGAGTACTGCCACCTGCGCGACTACCAACTGCCCGAGCTGCCGCCCACCAACCCCGCCAACGACTATGGTCCCTACCAGGGCAGCGCGGCCAACCACGTTCAGGTTATCGAAAACGTGGTGGATACCGTGCAAAAGCGCAGCTTTGCTACGACCAACGCCTTGGAAGGCCTGAAGGTGGTGGAGATTATCGAGCGAATCTACAGCTTGAAGTAG